Proteins encoded together in one Puniceicoccus vermicola window:
- a CDS encoding class I adenylate-forming enzyme family protein, with protein MTPLELVTHFHQLAARQPQASAIWNPVRESWISFQEVTELASEWEERLASHDLRNRLVLIRISEGTSLLPLLLATWKCGAVTLILDSSLSPELEDRIALTERAALRISAEQIVSLEHPRSFRTPNLLLAKLTSGTTGVPKVLFFTAQEMCADGSQLMEAMGIHSEDRNFATIPLGHSYALGNIVFPFMLAGCPIAQGSTYLPHGIATQIEQTQSTVFPGTPPLFRALSRTHDPLELSSLRLCISAGARLDPHIARDFFQKFGRRIHNFYGSSETGGIAYDATGEAALDGSFIGTPIPGVTLERTASGHLSVSSPAVFTYGNRHRKKGVGRFRLSDKGTFGPNQEIQLAERHPGLLKIGGRRIITDELIRKLRAHPHISDFYITTISLDGKDRLAAAMETSENLSAKDIRQQLANDLPSPQLPRKIILLPQFPRTSRGKVDRQKLQQRLES; from the coding sequence ATGACCCCACTGGAACTAGTCACCCACTTCCACCAACTCGCGGCGAGGCAGCCACAGGCCTCTGCCATATGGAATCCAGTCCGGGAAAGTTGGATTTCCTTTCAGGAGGTCACCGAACTCGCTTCGGAGTGGGAGGAGCGTCTGGCCTCACACGATCTTCGGAATCGACTGGTGCTCATCCGGATCAGTGAAGGGACTTCTCTCCTCCCCCTTCTTCTCGCCACTTGGAAATGTGGTGCCGTCACCCTAATCCTCGATTCCTCCCTCTCTCCTGAGCTCGAGGATCGAATTGCCCTCACAGAGCGAGCCGCGTTGCGGATATCGGCAGAACAAATCGTTTCACTGGAGCATCCGCGAAGCTTTCGCACTCCCAACCTCCTACTGGCCAAGCTCACGAGCGGCACCACCGGAGTCCCGAAAGTCCTCTTCTTCACGGCCCAGGAGATGTGCGCCGATGGCTCACAACTGATGGAGGCCATGGGCATCCACAGCGAGGATCGAAATTTTGCAACGATCCCACTGGGTCATTCCTACGCCCTCGGGAACATCGTCTTCCCCTTCATGCTTGCCGGTTGTCCTATTGCCCAAGGAAGCACTTATCTTCCCCATGGCATCGCGACCCAGATCGAGCAGACTCAATCGACGGTTTTCCCCGGAACGCCTCCCCTTTTCCGCGCCCTTAGTCGAACTCACGATCCCCTCGAGCTCTCATCTCTCCGTCTTTGCATTTCGGCCGGCGCCCGCCTGGATCCCCATATCGCCCGAGATTTCTTTCAGAAATTTGGCCGCAGAATCCACAATTTCTACGGCTCTTCCGAAACGGGGGGCATCGCCTACGACGCGACCGGAGAAGCTGCTCTCGACGGGAGTTTCATCGGAACTCCCATCCCAGGAGTCACTCTGGAGCGCACTGCATCCGGACACCTTTCGGTCAGCAGTCCCGCGGTGTTTACCTACGGGAATCGACATCGCAAAAAAGGCGTCGGGAGATTCCGGCTTTCGGACAAAGGAACCTTCGGCCCGAATCAAGAGATCCAATTGGCTGAGCGACATCCCGGCCTCCTGAAAATTGGTGGAAGAAGAATCATTACCGATGAGCTCATCCGTAAGCTCCGGGCTCATCCACACATTTCGGATTTCTACATCACGACCATTTCCCTCGACGGCAAGGACCGCTTGGCGGCGGCGATGGAGACCTCGGAAAATTTGAGCGCGAAGGATATACGACAGCAACTCGCCAATGACCTACCCTCCCCTCAGTTGCCTCGAAAGATTATCCTTCTTCCTCAGTTTCCGCGAACCTCCAGAGGGAAGGTTGACCGCCAGAAACTGCAGCAGCGCTTGGAGTCCTAA
- a CDS encoding LolA family protein, translating to MNFRRSSTIWATLLFLCTGMATALLASDEDAFWEQIETEIQNTQAVRCSFTETRAHPLRKRPGYHTGTLRYDSDLGLSLDYSGLFSTVQIIDDQGLIRRTSEDSQRTIPMREEMLPFQQALVAALSFDTEALEEQFEVSRIRNDDGEDWRLNLIPREDLSDERLDRITLDGTGKKITKIVFDLGPQREVTFELSNHQFLEEFPPDEKKAYFR from the coding sequence ATGAACTTCCGACGATCCTCGACCATTTGGGCCACCCTCCTCTTTCTTTGCACAGGGATGGCGACCGCACTGCTAGCATCCGATGAAGATGCATTCTGGGAGCAGATCGAAACCGAAATCCAGAACACCCAAGCCGTTCGCTGCTCGTTCACCGAGACACGTGCTCATCCTCTCCGCAAACGCCCCGGTTATCACACCGGCACCCTCCGCTATGATTCAGATCTCGGCCTCAGCCTCGACTATAGCGGCCTCTTTTCAACAGTCCAAATCATCGACGACCAAGGCCTCATCCGGCGCACGAGTGAGGACTCGCAACGGACCATCCCGATGCGGGAGGAGATGCTCCCCTTCCAACAAGCTCTTGTCGCCGCCCTCTCCTTCGACACCGAAGCCCTCGAGGAACAGTTCGAGGTATCCCGAATCCGAAACGATGATGGAGAGGATTGGAGACTGAACCTCATACCCAGAGAAGACCTATCCGATGAGCGCTTGGACCGCATCACTTTGGATGGGACTGGCAAGAAGATCACCAAAATCGTTTTCGACCTGGGCCCTCAAAGAGAAGTGACTTTCGAACTGAGCAATCATCAGTTCCTCGAAGAATTCCCACCCGACGAGAAAAAGGCCTATTTCCGGTGA
- a CDS encoding glycosyltransferase family 2 protein, producing MSANRPIVIIPSYNTGGTLLRKTVEGVLAHTEIPLLLVIDGSTDGSGESVAPLAAETERFSILTLPQNRGKGAAVLVAAEAALKEGATHAVIVDADGQHPPDEIDPMIRLLPEEEPAMIMGLPQFGSDAPLARLWGRKLSIFWTDVVTLWGGLGDTLFGMRVYPLQSFCTVLRKTRFARGFDFDPEIAVRLYWEGVRPIQHPVPCRYLSKDEGGVSHFHYLRDNVKLTFLVIRLLSQFVFFYLWKLLFRKR from the coding sequence ATGAGTGCGAATCGCCCGATCGTCATCATCCCCTCCTATAACACCGGGGGAACCCTTCTCCGGAAAACCGTGGAAGGAGTCCTTGCGCACACCGAGATCCCCCTGCTCCTCGTCATTGATGGAAGCACCGACGGCAGTGGAGAATCCGTCGCTCCCCTCGCTGCGGAGACAGAAAGATTTTCGATCCTGACTCTTCCCCAAAACCGGGGAAAAGGGGCCGCGGTTCTCGTCGCGGCCGAGGCGGCACTGAAAGAAGGCGCGACCCACGCGGTCATCGTCGACGCCGATGGACAGCACCCGCCCGACGAGATCGACCCCATGATCCGGCTTCTCCCCGAGGAGGAACCTGCAATGATCATGGGACTTCCACAATTCGGATCCGACGCACCTCTCGCCCGCCTCTGGGGCCGTAAACTGAGCATTTTCTGGACGGATGTCGTGACCCTCTGGGGTGGCCTCGGGGATACTCTTTTCGGCATGCGGGTCTATCCACTGCAGTCCTTCTGCACCGTTCTCCGAAAAACCCGCTTCGCTCGCGGATTCGACTTCGATCCGGAAATCGCCGTTCGTCTCTACTGGGAAGGAGTTCGTCCAATCCAGCATCCGGTCCCCTGCCGCTATCTCTCCAAGGACGAGGGCGGGGTCTCACATTTCCACTACCTGCGGGACAATGTGAAGCTGACATTCCTCGTCATACGCCTCCTTTCTCAGTTTGTATTCTTCTACCTCTGGAAACTATTGTTTCGCAAACGGTAG
- a CDS encoding lysophospholipid acyltransferase family protein — protein MYRLYQFVAYWIALSVFAGGLVIINIAGPILRLFWKSKGTLISQKLINRLSRFFVWLLKLLGILRVHFVNWPKDLNESSAIIVSNHPSKFDAIAYLTRLPRGFCIFKDALRSSMLFGPTALSIGYLSNKEGPQGLREAIKQLKEGGQFLVFPEGTRSTRKTLQKLYGFYSVVSKYSGRDIHACYIEASSNLLTKSHSFWQTPVLPAIFTIHYLGKRSPADFVTAQELHASTSQLLREGISTDV, from the coding sequence ATGTATAGGCTCTACCAGTTCGTGGCCTACTGGATCGCATTGTCCGTCTTCGCGGGTGGCCTCGTCATCATCAATATTGCGGGTCCCATCCTCAGGCTCTTTTGGAAATCGAAGGGAACTCTTATCTCTCAGAAACTGATCAACAGACTGAGCCGATTTTTCGTCTGGCTCCTGAAGCTTCTGGGGATCCTCAGGGTCCATTTCGTCAACTGGCCGAAGGACCTGAACGAGTCTTCTGCCATCATTGTATCCAACCATCCGAGCAAATTTGACGCCATCGCCTATCTAACTCGCCTCCCCCGAGGATTCTGCATTTTCAAGGACGCCCTGCGCTCCTCCATGCTGTTCGGACCCACCGCACTCTCCATCGGCTACCTCAGCAACAAAGAGGGCCCACAAGGGCTCCGTGAGGCCATCAAGCAACTGAAGGAGGGCGGGCAGTTCCTCGTTTTCCCCGAAGGAACCCGCTCGACCCGTAAAACCCTGCAGAAGCTCTACGGGTTCTATTCGGTCGTATCCAAATACTCCGGACGCGATATTCACGCCTGCTATATCGAGGCGAGCTCCAATCTCCTCACCAAAAGTCACTCCTTCTGGCAGACTCCCGTTCTCCCCGCCATCTTCACCATTCACTATCTCGGCAAACGCTCACCGGCTGACTTCGTCACCGCACAAGAGCTTCACGCCTCCACCTCACAACTTCTCCGGGAAGGAATTTCCACCGATGTCTGA
- a CDS encoding phosphopantetheine-binding protein: MSDELRQHLKELTIETLNLEDYEPSDLADDEPLFGSGLDLDSIDALELVLELEKEYGIKIKSSEESRKALKSISTLAAYIEEHRKR, encoded by the coding sequence ATGAGCGACGAACTGAGACAGCATCTAAAAGAACTAACCATCGAGACCCTCAATCTGGAGGACTACGAGCCATCGGACCTCGCGGACGATGAGCCCCTCTTCGGCTCCGGTCTGGACCTCGATTCCATCGATGCCCTGGAGCTGGTCCTCGAGCTCGAAAAAGAGTACGGGATCAAGATCAAGTCGAGCGAGGAGTCCCGCAAAGCCCTGAAATCCATTTCAACACTCGCCGCCTACATTGAGGAGCACCGGAAGCGTTGA
- a CDS encoding NAD(P)/FAD-dependent oxidoreductase produces the protein MTEIPPQDLNFDVVVIGGSLSGSSTALQILRRKPKCRLCILEKSTDFGRRVGESTVEVSAYFLGKHLNLSDHLNRKHLIKQGLRFHFGNHRSQRLADCGEVGPHYNVRMPSYQVDRTILDAELLQQCQDSGATLFRPCTVREIELNEGGDQVVHCELPGAESLTLRARWIVDASGRSTLIGRKLGLIHPNTEHPISSIWARFTGIPNWEELGRKPGNIQWGSRVHGLRDTGTNHLMGDGYWIWLIPLSNGETSIGAVYDERLISFPKGVSLADRLLDLIQRHPGGNELMAEAKMCEGDLHFRRKISYFSEKYAGNGWVTVGDAAAFLDPFYSPGMDWIAFTSNAASRLVLAGLKESFIDQRIDRHNENFSASYERWFRAIYKDKYFYLGDLQIMDIAFRTDLGMYYLGVVRPLMKARSKNWNRPPFSHAKAKRAVWFLARRNARFVKIANRRRASGRFGQLNHQTYRPFDSYGFNWTLKMRLAYLALRSFGLEIKEAFKRSPKGSSPTPKSPQNEQGYELQKTSENR, from the coding sequence ATGACCGAGATTCCTCCCCAGGATTTGAATTTTGATGTCGTCGTCATCGGCGGATCTCTCTCCGGGAGCAGCACGGCCCTGCAGATTCTTCGGCGAAAGCCAAAGTGCCGCCTCTGCATCCTCGAAAAGTCGACGGATTTCGGTCGACGCGTCGGCGAATCAACGGTCGAGGTCAGCGCTTACTTTCTGGGGAAGCACCTCAATCTTTCGGACCATTTGAACCGGAAGCATTTGATCAAGCAGGGGCTCCGTTTTCATTTCGGGAACCATCGCTCCCAACGTCTCGCCGACTGCGGAGAGGTGGGCCCCCACTACAATGTCCGCATGCCTTCCTATCAGGTGGACCGCACGATTCTCGACGCAGAGCTTCTTCAGCAATGCCAGGATTCCGGAGCCACCCTGTTTCGCCCCTGCACCGTCCGCGAGATCGAACTGAACGAGGGCGGGGACCAAGTCGTCCACTGCGAACTACCCGGCGCGGAATCACTCACTCTGCGGGCTCGCTGGATCGTCGACGCCAGCGGACGTTCTACCTTGATCGGGCGCAAGCTCGGCCTCATTCACCCCAATACCGAACATCCCATTTCCTCCATCTGGGCGCGATTTACGGGCATTCCCAACTGGGAAGAGCTCGGACGCAAGCCGGGTAACATCCAATGGGGCTCACGGGTGCACGGGCTCCGGGACACCGGCACCAATCACCTGATGGGAGACGGCTACTGGATCTGGCTCATCCCCCTTTCTAATGGGGAAACCAGCATCGGCGCGGTCTATGACGAGCGGCTCATCTCCTTCCCCAAAGGCGTCTCCCTTGCGGACCGACTCCTCGACCTGATCCAGCGTCATCCGGGAGGGAACGAGCTCATGGCCGAGGCGAAAATGTGTGAGGGAGATCTTCACTTCCGCCGCAAGATTTCCTATTTCAGCGAAAAATATGCGGGAAATGGTTGGGTCACCGTCGGCGATGCCGCTGCCTTCCTCGATCCCTTTTACAGCCCGGGGATGGACTGGATCGCATTCACCTCCAATGCCGCCTCGCGCCTCGTTCTCGCGGGCTTGAAAGAATCGTTCATCGATCAACGGATCGACCGCCACAACGAGAACTTCTCTGCGAGCTACGAACGGTGGTTTCGGGCGATTTACAAGGACAAGTACTTCTACCTCGGCGATCTCCAAATCATGGACATCGCGTTTCGCACCGATTTGGGGATGTATTACCTCGGGGTGGTCAGGCCCTTGATGAAGGCTCGCTCCAAAAATTGGAATCGGCCGCCATTCTCCCATGCCAAGGCCAAGCGAGCGGTTTGGTTTCTGGCCCGCAGAAATGCAAGATTTGTAAAAATCGCCAATCGGCGCCGGGCTTCCGGCCGCTTTGGGCAGCTAAACCACCAGACCTATCGCCCGTTTGACAGCTACGGCTTCAACTGGACTCTCAAAATGCGTCTGGCCTACCTCGCACTCCGCAGCTTCGGTCTCGAGATCAAGGAAGCCTTCAAACGCTCCCCCAAAGGCTCTTCCCCGACTCCCAAATCCCCGCAAAACGAGCAAGGGTATGAGTTGCAAAAAACGAGCGAAAACCGATAA
- a CDS encoding tryptophan 7-halogenase produces MKPETIILGGGPAGSSAAILLAQAGYPVTVIEKETFPRFHIGESLLPSANRSFCRLGVLEDIQAGGFLEKRGAEFTTPTRDKEVINQFSDGMRKDLTSAFQVERAKFDHLLLERARGAGAAIEQPARIHQVQSNEGGGWTVSYEKNGQSPQKTARYLIDASGRNRILGKHLKLPDESLPYPKRVAVFAHFRGFPRRPGERAGNIEITRLADGWIWMIPMAGDRTSIGWVSGLQSWKEGSGSPEERFEQTLAETPWLQERLANASRIGPVHMESDYSYSYQNFAGADYFLTGDAACFIDPIFSSGVAFALESGIAAADSIMNHSPQEKGIPLAAQKAYTRRFQKGLQTMRKLTDLFYSDAGYAILMNPKNPFGIVPAFNSVVAGEVRPPFRIRWRLWIILSLYRLNERYHFVPTPPLSPSPQ; encoded by the coding sequence ATGAAACCGGAGACGATCATCCTCGGTGGCGGCCCTGCCGGGAGCAGCGCTGCGATCCTTCTCGCGCAGGCGGGCTATCCGGTCACGGTCATCGAGAAAGAAACGTTTCCTCGCTTCCATATTGGAGAATCTCTCTTGCCCTCGGCCAACCGCTCCTTCTGTCGACTAGGAGTCCTCGAAGACATTCAGGCAGGCGGTTTTCTGGAAAAACGAGGAGCCGAGTTCACCACTCCGACCCGGGACAAGGAGGTGATCAACCAGTTCTCCGACGGCATGCGGAAGGATCTGACCAGCGCTTTTCAGGTCGAGAGGGCAAAATTTGACCACCTGCTTCTCGAAAGGGCCCGCGGAGCCGGAGCGGCCATCGAACAACCCGCCCGGATCCATCAAGTCCAATCCAATGAAGGCGGAGGATGGACCGTGTCTTACGAAAAAAATGGGCAATCCCCCCAGAAGACGGCCCGTTACCTGATCGATGCCAGCGGCCGCAACCGGATCCTCGGGAAACACTTAAAACTTCCCGACGAGTCATTGCCGTATCCCAAGCGCGTCGCGGTTTTTGCCCATTTTCGCGGATTTCCCCGACGTCCGGGCGAGCGCGCCGGCAACATTGAGATCACCCGCCTGGCCGATGGTTGGATCTGGATGATTCCGATGGCGGGAGACCGCACTTCCATTGGCTGGGTCAGCGGCCTGCAGAGCTGGAAAGAAGGAAGCGGATCGCCAGAGGAGCGTTTTGAGCAAACGCTCGCCGAGACCCCTTGGCTCCAAGAGCGCCTCGCCAATGCCTCGCGGATCGGCCCGGTGCACATGGAGAGCGACTACTCCTACAGTTACCAGAACTTCGCCGGAGCCGATTATTTCCTCACGGGCGATGCTGCCTGCTTCATCGACCCGATCTTTTCCTCGGGAGTCGCCTTTGCCCTCGAAAGCGGCATCGCGGCTGCGGACTCGATCATGAATCATAGCCCTCAAGAGAAAGGCATCCCTCTCGCCGCGCAAAAGGCCTACACCCGTCGCTTTCAGAAGGGTTTGCAGACGATGCGCAAGCTGACCGACTTATTCTATAGCGACGCGGGATACGCCATTCTCATGAATCCGAAAAATCCCTTCGGCATCGTCCCCGCCTTCAACAGTGTCGTCGCCGGTGAGGTCCGCCCGCCTTTTCGAATCCGTTGGCGCTTATGGATCATTCTCAGCCTCTATCGCCTCAATGAGCGCTACCATTTCGTGCCTACACCTCCCCTGTCCCCTTCTCCCCAATGA